Proteins from one Halopseudomonas pelagia genomic window:
- a CDS encoding TetR family transcriptional regulator translates to MVRRTKEEAQETRNQILSAAELCFYRKGLSRTSLAEIATAAGVTRGAIYWHFQDKSELVGALLERVNIPLQPLSEASRSPSEPDPLGRLRDLLVTVFRRAATDPEVRRVSEILFHKCEYTEDLGNLRQWMQDFRREYNHNIELSLGNAVAKGQLPEKLDLVVASRCVHAFITGVLDQWLLVPVGLDLDAKAETLADGILDMLRLSPALQTA, encoded by the coding sequence ATGGTAAGGCGGACGAAAGAAGAGGCGCAGGAAACCCGGAATCAGATATTATCCGCAGCGGAGTTGTGTTTTTATCGCAAAGGTCTTTCGCGTACCTCGCTGGCAGAGATTGCCACCGCTGCCGGGGTGACCCGCGGTGCCATTTACTGGCACTTTCAAGACAAGTCAGAACTGGTTGGCGCGTTGCTTGAGCGCGTCAACATACCCTTGCAGCCGCTCAGTGAAGCCAGCCGCAGCCCAAGTGAGCCTGATCCCCTGGGGCGCCTGCGTGATTTGCTGGTCACCGTTTTCCGCCGCGCCGCGACTGACCCGGAAGTACGCCGCGTCAGCGAGATTCTATTTCACAAATGTGAGTACACCGAAGATCTCGGCAACCTGCGCCAATGGATGCAGGACTTCCGCCGGGAATATAACCACAATATTGAGTTGAGTCTGGGCAACGCCGTGGCCAAGGGGCAGTTGCCTGAAAAGCTCGATCTGGTGGTCGCCAGCCGCTGCGTTCACGCCTTCATTACCGGCGTACTGGACCAGTGGTTGCTGGTGCCGGTGGGCCTGGATCTGGACGCGAAGGCGGAAACCCTGGCCGACGGTATTCTGGATATGCTGCGGTTGAGTCCGGCGTTGCAGACGGCCTGA
- a CDS encoding sensor histidine kinase, which produces MPRLSDHNLTDGVISSAGQSLRRRMLIALLLVFVMGLGISAIQLYGTRDELRRAVLLIQAGTLSQGFSAEQNIETLPRHYAGDQMSYTLYAADGSLLDYSAHMPRPSRLRTQLLQTQPQWWHWSPYAGRTINVPVQLADGAVLMVSRTDTAEREMLDRMLLNRVRQSLILLLPLVLGAGLLIMMLLNWTLRPVGRATQLAGSIGPDNPGRRIPLKGLPTEFHPLASAANSALDRLGGAYEAERRFIADAAHELRTPLTVLDLRLQDSRRSGLLDWPILEKEMRQLRRLVAQLLELARQDGAGACGSPLVLTNVSRMSREVTGTMLPMFEEQGRAIVAEIADGQHCLCHAHELREALINLLDNALVHGRGETFVVLRRESSELVIEISDQGPGVPEQDQERMFQRFHKGRQGSEGTGLGLAIVRRIVQNAGGRVAFVPDQPSTIRITLPV; this is translated from the coding sequence ATGCCACGGCTTTCTGACCACAACCTGACGGACGGAGTTATTTCTTCCGCCGGCCAAAGTCTGCGCAGGCGAATGCTGATCGCCTTGTTGCTGGTGTTTGTAATGGGCCTGGGTATATCTGCCATCCAGCTATATGGCACCCGCGACGAACTGCGCCGAGCGGTATTGCTGATTCAGGCCGGCACCCTCAGCCAAGGGTTCAGCGCCGAACAGAACATCGAAACGCTGCCGCGCCATTACGCCGGGGACCAGATGAGCTATACGCTCTACGCTGCCGATGGCAGCCTGCTGGACTATTCCGCGCATATGCCGCGACCCAGCCGCCTGCGGACTCAACTGCTGCAGACCCAGCCGCAATGGTGGCACTGGAGCCCCTATGCCGGGAGAACCATCAACGTGCCTGTGCAGTTGGCCGACGGCGCTGTGCTGATGGTGTCGCGCACGGATACCGCCGAACGCGAAATGCTCGACAGAATGCTCCTGAATCGGGTGCGTCAGAGCCTGATTCTGCTGCTGCCGTTGGTGCTGGGTGCTGGTTTGCTCATCATGATGTTGCTGAACTGGACGCTCAGACCGGTAGGACGGGCGACGCAGCTGGCCGGAAGCATAGGGCCGGACAACCCGGGCAGGCGCATCCCGCTGAAAGGGCTTCCCACGGAATTTCACCCGCTCGCAAGCGCTGCCAACAGCGCACTTGACCGACTGGGAGGCGCCTATGAAGCCGAACGTCGGTTTATCGCCGATGCCGCCCATGAACTGCGCACGCCGCTGACGGTACTCGACTTGCGCTTGCAGGATTCACGTCGCAGCGGATTGCTCGATTGGCCGATACTCGAGAAGGAAATGCGCCAGCTACGCCGCCTGGTGGCCCAGTTGCTGGAACTGGCCCGGCAGGATGGCGCAGGGGCTTGCGGCAGCCCCTTGGTTCTGACCAATGTGTCGCGAATGAGCCGCGAGGTCACTGGGACGATGCTGCCCATGTTCGAAGAGCAGGGAAGAGCGATAGTCGCGGAGATTGCCGACGGACAGCACTGCCTGTGCCACGCTCACGAGCTGCGCGAGGCCTTGATCAATCTGCTCGACAATGCACTGGTGCACGGGCGCGGTGAAACCTTTGTCGTGCTTCGCCGAGAGTCCAGCGAGCTTGTCATCGAAATCAGCGACCAGGGCCCAGGCGTACCAGAGCAGGACCAGGAGCGCATGTTCCAGCGCTTTCACAAAGGTCGCCAGGGCAGCGAAGGGACCGGACTCGGTTTGGCGATAGTCCGGCGGATTGTGCAGAACGCCGGCGGTCGGGTGGCTTTCGTACCCGACCAGCCCAGCACAATCCGCATCACCTTGCCGGTATAG
- a CDS encoding TetR/AcrR family transcriptional regulator, with amino-acid sequence MTRTSTQNEPSGKTSRTPQQTRGRARVEAVLDACAILLWEEGPGELTMHKLAKRAQTSIGSLYHFFPDKDAVIDALCQRHLTAMNGITRELDQISSAQWRDMSPQAVIESLARPYFQYVDTYPEMLVIISNSLGSKIEGAPDLRLSILANYEKVLELRMPKLDTALLKTISYVLFNIPVGALQSLQENNQYRERVLRMELIHAMVAYLQTIEAQHAGGC; translated from the coding sequence ATGACCAGAACATCCACCCAGAATGAGCCTTCCGGCAAAACCAGCCGCACCCCCCAGCAAACACGGGGCCGTGCGCGGGTGGAGGCAGTGCTGGATGCCTGTGCGATTTTATTATGGGAGGAGGGACCGGGTGAGTTGACGATGCACAAGCTGGCCAAACGGGCCCAGACCTCGATTGGCTCTCTGTATCATTTCTTTCCGGATAAAGACGCGGTGATAGATGCCCTGTGTCAGCGTCATCTGACCGCAATGAACGGCATTACCCGCGAGCTTGACCAGATTTCATCAGCTCAATGGCGCGATATGAGCCCTCAGGCGGTGATCGAAAGCCTGGCGCGGCCATACTTTCAATATGTTGATACCTACCCTGAGATGCTGGTCATCATCAGCAATTCCCTGGGCAGCAAGATTGAAGGCGCGCCCGACTTGAGGCTATCGATTCTGGCCAATTATGAAAAGGTGCTGGAACTGCGCATGCCCAAACTGGACACCGCGCTGCTGAAGACGATCAGCTACGTGCTTTTCAACATCCCGGTCGGGGCGTTGCAATCACTGCAGGAAAATAATCAGTACCGGGAGCGCGTGCTGCGGATGGAATTGATTCATGCCATGGTCGCTTACCTGCAAACCATTGAAGCCCAGCACGCTGGCGGTTGCTGA